In one Oryza glaberrima chromosome 2, OglaRS2, whole genome shotgun sequence genomic region, the following are encoded:
- the LOC127761501 gene encoding gallate 1-beta-glucosyltransferase 84A24-like, whose amino-acid sequence MGEEAAAATVTAAAAAAASGGAPHLLLICFPGQGHVNPMLRLAKRIAAKGLVVTFSSTSAIGAKLVESSGVSVGGDGVPLGGGRIRFEFLEDGFDGSDLDELMRHLGTAGPAAFAELLARQEAAGRPVACVVGNPFIPWAVDVAAAAGIPSAVLWVQSCAVFSLYYHRVHGLVEFPPEDDLDARLTLPGLPAMSVADVPSFLLPSNPYMSLTEAIQQQIRTIDKATWVFVNSFTELERGVVDALRGVATSPPPPPLIPVGPLIELEGDAAVRGDMIRAADDCVGWLDEHPPRSVVYASLGSVVVLSAGEVAEMAHGLASTGRPFLWVVRPDSRALLPEGFLDAVAGRGMVVPWSPQEQVLVHPAVACFLTHCGWNSTLETVAAGVPVVAFPQWGDQCTDAMFLVDELGMGVRLRAPLRRGAVRDAVDAAVAGPDAGAMRSSAAAWSAAARAAVAAGGSSDRHVEAFVEEVKARAAKA is encoded by the coding sequence atGGGCGAGGAAGCCGCGGCGGccacggtgacggcggcggcggcggcggcggcgagcggcggcgcgccgcacCTGCTCCTCATCTGCTTCCCCGGGCAGGGCCACGTCAACCCGATGCTCCGGCTCGCCAAGCGCATCGCGGCGAAGGGCCTCGTCGTGACGTTCTCGTCGACGTCCGCCATCGGCGCCAAGCTCGTGGAGTCGTCCGGCGTgtcggtcggcggcgacggcgtgccgctcggcggcggccggatcaGGTTCGAGTTCTTGGAGGATGGCTTCGACGGGAGCGACCTCGACGAGCTGATGCGGCACCTCGGGACGGCCGGGCCGGCGGCGTTCGCCGAGCTGCTCGcgcggcaggaggcggcggggcggccggTGGCGTGCGTCGTCGGGAACCCGTTCATCCCGTGGGcggtcgacgtcgccgccgccgccggcatcccgTCGGCCGTGCTGTGGGTGCAGTCGTGCGCCGTGTTCTCGCTCTACTACCACCGCGTCCACGGCCTCGTCGAGTTCCCCCCCGAGGACGACCTCGACGCGCGGCTCACGCTGCCGGGGCTCCCGGCGATGTCGGTCGCCGACGTGCCGTCGTTCCTCCTCCCGTCGAACCCCTACATGAGCCTCACGGAGGCGATACAGCAGCAGATCCGCACCATCGACAAGGCGACGTGGGTGTTCGTCAACTCCTTCACCGAGCTGGAGCGCGGCGTGGTGGACGCGCTCCGCGGCGtcgcgacgtcgccgccgccgccgccgctcatcccCGTCGGCCCGCTGATCGAGCTGGAGGGCGACGCCGCGGTGCGCGGCGACATGATCAGGGCAGCGGACGACTGCGTCGGGTGGCTGGACGAACACCCTCCGCGCTCCGTCGTGTACGCGTCGCTCGGCAGCGTCGTGGTGCTgtccgccggcgaggtggcggagATGGCGCACGGGCTCGCCTCCACCGGCCGGCCGTTCCTCTGGGTGGTGCGGCCGGACAGCCGCGCGCTGCTGCCGGAGGggttcctcgacgccgtcgccggccgcggcaTGGTGGTGCCATGGAGCCCCCAGGAGCAAGTGCTCGTCCACCCCGCCGTGGCGTGCTTCCTCACGCACTGCGGCtggaactcgacgctggagacggtcgccgccggcgtgccggTGGTGGCGTTCCCGCAGTGGGGGGACCAGTGCACCGACGCCATGTTCCTCGTCGACGAGCTCGGGATGGgcgtccgcctccgcgcgccgctgcggcgcggcgccgtgcgcgacgccgtcgacgccgccgtggcgggGCCCGACGCCGGCGCGATGCGGTCCAGCGCCGCGGCGtggagcgccgccgcgcgggcggccgtggcggccggcggctcgtCGGACCGCCACGTGGAGGCGTTCGTGGAGGAGGTGAAGGCGCGAGCGGCTAAGGCGTGA